The stretch of DNA GGCTTTttcatatttctttttctttctccaaCCTCTCTNNNNNNNNNNNNNNNNNNNNNNNNNNNNNNNNNNNNNNNNNNNNNNNNNNNNNNNNNNNNNNNNNNNNNNNNNNNNNNNNNNNNNNNNNNNNNNNNNNNNTTCCCTTCTTCCTTAATCCTTGTCATTTTCAGCACAATGTATTCTGATGAGTAATTGTTGTTGTCTTGCAGTCCAAGAGTGACATTTTGTGGGTACAGCATTCCTCATCCTTCAGAAAATCGCGTTAATGTTAGAGTCCAGACAACTGGTAAGTGATAACATTAGCTGTGTTATGTTGGATATAATGCAATTGTAATTGGCTTAATTTGTTCTGTAATTGGCTTAATTTGTTCCAGAGTCTAATGCcaaaaattccatttttataTCACAATCACAAGAATGTGTACTTTAGCTTCCACTTTCATATTTTGATAGACAATCTTTTCTATTCTGATGATCACTTAGTTTACAGCTGTTTTAGatgatttacatttttttttggataagtGTTTTAGATGATTTACACAATTTGATCCTGACATTTATTTTTACAACAACAAGCAAAATCAGTTCCCATTATTAGCATGGAATAGGAGCTAAACTTTTTAAGCTAGTTAACTCTAAACTAttgtgattgtaatgttgaaaAGTTTCTCATCTCATTGCATTTTCTGTTCAACTAATGAAGTTTTCTGTAAGTTCAGAAATGAACAAATTGCTGGTTTTGTGGTGCattaatgaataattaaatagttaaataaaaatgttatagtGCAATGTTAGAGAATCCACAAATATGTGCCATATTGTGAATTACATGACTAGTAGTGCTAGTAAACTTTTGCATAAAAAATCCTGTTGCAGTTTCATATtataaagtttttcttttatgatttaTATCTGTTCATTATAGATAAATAGGATTATCAATGAAGTCATTAGAGAGAAAGTTGGAGTAGCTtctattataaaattgttaGATTCTCATTTTTGTTGGTTTAAACATGTGTGGAGATGACCTAAATACCAGATAGTTTATTTATAGTCAAGTATAGTTAATAAGAGGGAGCTTAGGTGAAACCATTGCAAGAGATATAAAgttaaatgatatatttataaatacagTAAGAGTTTAAAGGTAATGCACTAACCGTGTAAAACAATTTTGGACGATTTAGACTGTCGTCCAATCATAACACAGTTTATCTAATGTTTTATTAACGTGACGAATTATTATTAGTTGTCAGTGTAACAATTCGTGCATGTTGTTACGACGTTTGATTGATTTAATCGATCTCACATAGTgggaaaaaatattttggttgtAATTGTAGTTGTGGTATGATTTATATCTAATTCAATGTCACTGCATCAGTAATTTTCTGTTGAATGGGTCATATCTGTTTGTATCTGTAGGGGATCCAGCATGTGAGGTATTAAAAGATAGTTGTCAGGATTTGATGCTTATGTGCCAGCATGTAAGGAGCACTTTTGGGAAGGCAGTTAATGAATTTAAAGCTATCAAGAATGTGGATGATATGGATATGAACTAGTGTGCTagttatagttttaattttgtattactTTGTATTATTTGAAcatcaaaattaaaacattGGCATGTGTTTATTTATCTTACTTTTTATCTTCTACAGTTTAGTGCATGTGAACATGGCAGAACCACGTTCCAAATCACGGTGGTTCTAAAAATCTCCCTTTAGAacctctttttttctttttcaatattacGGCGAGAAAACTTAGAATAGATACTTGAaagcattttaaaattaaatacactaACTGAATTACATTGTGTGATATCAAAATTTTGATGTTCAATAATTATTTCTCATTTTGTATTCACGTTGTTTTTAGcattttttatgagaaaaatattcCAGGAAGATTTATGTCTAAAATATTGTTTGATTGTCAGTGTAAAGTATTCCTACAGACTTATGTTCTAgttttgtataaaaaatcattaaaaaaaactagttGTATAGTTCAAATATGTAAAGATTATTCTTCGTTACAAACAACATAGTCAAACAGAATATTCTATTAGACAATTTAGGTGTCATTTTTTGAAGCATTTTTCATGTTCTtaacataaaatacattttcttGTTATAACGaattttctgaaaaacatatatttGAGGAAATTATGGATGGATATACATGTGTAAAGTTATAAATAGTATAACAATATTTCAGGAGATGtgcctaattttttttcttaatctaTATTCAAGTCCATTCCGTAAGAGGTTCATATCATCTTAACTAGTATAGAGACGTGCCAAACGAGataattaacataaattttaattgaatcattttaattttttatacatatgaGTACATAGTCAttgatatcatattttaatgtttacataaataacataatagaagaaattcatatttttttttgagttaatgatatttatcaatttaatctgtatataaataaatattatataaattgtcatatattatataatttatttttaaaatattggttTTATATCTcataaaactataaattataataatttttttgattgctTCTCCGAAAcaacaaatttttgttgttgttgttgaccAAATACATAATCTATTTGGTGATTGTCaagttttaaaaactaatatgCTCAAAACAAAATGCCTTCATTTTGAAAAATGCTAAAGTATATACGATTTCAAtactttttttcaaatttattattaattaaatttattactaatttttcaaaattcgaAACTTACattgaatttcaaatttccgaaagttgaattttcaaaagtttcaatatgtttgaaagttttgcatttcgaaattttcatattgttcgaaactttcaaaactttctgtatttcgaaagtttcgtattcaatgaaagtttcgaaagtttcgtattcaatgaaagtttcgaaagtttcatcatCGTAGAAACTTTTGAATTTCTGGTAAAATCATGTTTCGAATATTTggaagttttgaatttttacttACTTTTGTATTTTGAATGTTTCAATATTTCGAAGGTTTGGTAGAGTCAGATTCGAATAATTAAAAGTTTCCAATGAAGTggatgaaaaaagaaaagtaaattttttttagggttttcatATATGAAACTAAGGGCAACATGGTATTTTCTAAATGAATGGGGGGTGGGAGGTCAAAGTGGGGGATGCACGGTAcaaacttcaaaatttaaactcaaataaagaataaataaaattggcATATAATTATCACTACAATCAATCATTATTTAATGTGATTAATGCAATGTACAATTTttgacattaaataaaattatatatatatatatatatatatatatatatatatatgtgtgtgtgtgtgtgttaaatatattctataaaatgtttgtgtttgatttttatttatttatttttaattaaagaagTGTAGAATCATTGAGAAGATGCAAATTCGAGGAAAAAATAAGAATAGAGTATTAAGATAAAGGACATTATTGAAAGATATTACCAATTATAAAGTTTCCTTTTCTTATGGAGTTCAAAACGTAGTGTGGCTATCGACGTAATTTATTGCAGCTACCATTAATTGTATTTAGGCATAATAATGAAGTGTTATTTTAGAATTGTATTAATGGCCAAATACACGTgagaatattatatttaaaatttgaattagaaaatatgtcattttttatgaaaaaaattaggGTTGAATAAGCTTTTggttatataaatatttatattttgtttttagctcctctaaaaaaattcttcaaacaATGGTTCCTCAAATGTTTAGAATgtgtattatttatatttttcaatgaatttttgaaagcatatttaaaacatataagaATCTTCccataaaaactataaatttttaacaaaagatgaattagatacaaatttttaatagccaaaagacttaaaaaactcatttttaatttatctcttgttaaaagatttaaacttttgtaaaacaaatttttataatgcCTCGAACATGACtgtaaaataatcttttaaaatttataaagataCACATAAGTTAACTTAAAATAAGGAGTCAAATTTACTAATAACAGTTATTTGAAGATCATTGTTTGAAGATAAAGTTTAAaggaactaaaaataaaatatgatatatttgtagaaattaaaaacatatttaacctcAAAATTTATGGTAGATAATGGTACCTTTGATTCAGGTTGTAGAGAATACTTTAAGATTTAACGCAgactaacaaaataaattacatttgtCTTTCTCTAATAACATTAAAATTAGAGTAAAAATATTTGTGGTCAAGACAATATTCTTGAAGAACGACTCTTTTGCAGCCATGAGTTGCATTTGGAgcaattaaattgaaaaattacatttctcatatccaatatttttttctacaatGCATATgaaaatagaataattaatatGCTAATGGTTTAAAAAATCACAATGTTTGGTATTTAAGGAGATGCAAAATTTGTCCAAAAATAGTAGGGAGATGCAAAACGGAATTTTTGAagttgtaatttataatttgtaattGATAAATGTTAATAACACTACATGTAGGAATTCTTATACgcatcaacaaatatatatgaattCTTATTTGTTTGGTTGATTTGAAAAGTCGATTGTAATCATTATGCTATTATGCTATTATaagtaagaaaataatttttaattataggtGATAGAATGATATTTTGACACCACAAAATCATCTTTAATAGTTGTAAATGCAAAGGAAAGAATATGCTAATACATCAACTTCAATTAGGGAttgtttgacatttttaaatcacaaattctcatatttggatctaaaatttaaaaattatatcgtGTTGATTGTTGTAAAATTGTAATACTATTGCAGAAACTGAAAATTATCTCTATCTTCCTCTAATTTTATCCAGCAAATTGTGATGTAAAATTGTCAAAAAATGAAAGGCAACTAGCTGTTGGTTCCCATCTGGAAGACAATTTTGTTACTTAAACTTTTTCTTTCCGAATTATATGTAGATGTAATGGTAGCAATACTTTGGTATTAATATTGGCATCAATTAATGGCTTTGTTACTTTGTAATTTCATTGTTTTagctttatatatttatatgcagATGGTTTATTTCTTTGATGTATGTATTCATGGTTGTGGTTTGTTTCCAGGACTTGGATCACATGAACATCAAATCATGAGGAAGACTCTTTAAGATATGAGAATTTGTTATTTGAAGAtgaaaaaattaggattaaagatgaaggttgttgattttttattaaaaaaattggagttgaagatgaagattatttatttaatcaatttattaattaattaaatagttttaagtttttaattaaataattaaatgagttaataaaataaattttaattttaaatattaggcttaattgtagttttggtcccctattttagctgaatcgcgaaagtagttcccccattttatttctcctcagttttggtctctcaaacataattttggtccaaaacttaatgaaatttcatttttttgcatttatttaagtcacaccatgcctcaagatctcatttgcatcaATTGTATCTGAAATATATGATCTTAAATGGtatagtacgactttaaaaaaagaaatttcatcaaattttgaaccaaaattctgtttaggGAACTAAAACTGGAGATAAATAAAATGGGatgactactttcgcgattcagctacaatagggggaccaaaactgcaattaggCCTAAATATTAAATAGTGTCTAGTCATCAACAATTACACGGTCACCATATGTCACTTCATCTAAAATTAATCTGTCaccatttttttactaaaaaaaattcataaatgacttttttaaaacttgttagaatttATAAGGTATagatcaaacaaacaaaattaaattgactaaaatcaaaacgaaACATATTTGTAAGCATCAAAAACATACTTAaacctttattttatttctatttgatAAGAAAAAACTAACCAAAcctattacaaatatttttttttgtctgttTTACGAACCATGTCTTATcatacaaaattgaaattaaaattgtgttatattttgtattgtagtgcatttattattttttaatgatggGTGTGGTGCACAAATGTCCCTCCAATTGACATGtgtataattttgattataaaatatattttctttttatataatatagatgtaaaataaaaattatattatgtcATCTATTGCGGtgcatttattttttagtttttatgatGGTTGTGGCGCAAGAATGTccttaatcattttaattataaaatggaTCTTTTGATATGGTATAAATTAGTCATAATATATGTTTAAataatcaatcaatcaattacaAATCATGCTTTGttatacaaaatcaaaatgGTATTATGTCATTTATTGCAatgcaattatatatatatatatgagagaaTATGTATAATGAGGAGACTGAGAGAAATTAATATTATCGATTGATGAAATTATAAATAGTCAAGATtagaaataaataatgatatgaTTTTTTTCAGATATTATGTCACttaaatatcttttaatta from Cicer arietinum cultivar CDC Frontier isolate Library 1 chromosome 3, Cicar.CDCFrontier_v2.0, whole genome shotgun sequence encodes:
- the LOC101508940 gene encoding uncharacterized protein, translating into MEHGSYSDQSKSTFSLTDEDHTFANSVRFTLNQDPRVTFCGYSIPHPSENRVNVRVQTTGDPACEVLKDSCQDLMLMCQHVRSTFGKAVNEFKAIKNVDDMDMN